The following coding sequences are from one Seonamhaeicola sp. ML3 window:
- a CDS encoding DUF3871 family protein: MELTTVNSDINSQVIPESEIIKRPNGAFIEANTKQVSLEHLKKDCIIPVFARDNETTISHYEFIDSTYEIAKQLFPAAEIETPDIRVSHIIKGRVPSAIGKPAKELLEHEKTLYYERCAFVMEMPSVRQNINGNELKLCVGGVRAYNQENLYSKKSLEKFKLFIGFQNKVCTNLCISTDGFSNEIRIGSISELEAKAESLFKGYCIEQHLEVMESMEDYGLTEEQFAHFMGKVRMYGHLSKPERKNIFPIGLSDSQINHVVKDYYSCPNFKRNEDGSISLWNLYNLLTEANKSSYIDSNLERNVNAYELTQNLSNSIQNNEWNWFVHH; encoded by the coding sequence ATGGAATTGACAACAGTAAACAGTGATATAAATTCTCAGGTCATACCTGAATCAGAAATTATAAAAAGACCCAATGGCGCATTCATTGAAGCCAATACTAAGCAGGTAAGTTTGGAGCATCTAAAAAAGGATTGTATCATACCAGTCTTTGCACGTGACAACGAAACTACAATCAGTCACTACGAATTCATTGACAGCACCTATGAAATAGCAAAACAATTGTTCCCTGCGGCAGAGATTGAAACTCCTGATATTAGGGTTAGCCATATCATAAAGGGTAGGGTGCCAAGTGCAATAGGCAAACCTGCTAAAGAGCTTTTGGAACATGAGAAAACATTGTACTATGAAAGATGTGCTTTTGTTATGGAGATGCCTTCTGTAAGACAGAACATCAATGGAAATGAACTAAAGTTGTGTGTTGGAGGGGTTAGGGCTTACAATCAAGAAAACCTCTACAGTAAAAAGAGCTTGGAGAAGTTCAAGCTTTTCATTGGGTTTCAGAATAAGGTCTGTACCAACCTATGTATCAGTACAGATGGATTCTCAAATGAAATTAGGATTGGTTCGATATCAGAACTGGAGGCTAAGGCGGAATCTTTGTTCAAGGGTTATTGCATTGAGCAACATCTAGAAGTCATGGAGTCCATGGAAGACTATGGGCTTACGGAAGAACAGTTTGCCCATTTTATGGGTAAAGTTAGGATGTACGGACATTTAAGTAAACCTGAACGGAAGAATATATTCCCGATAGGACTGAGTGATTCACAGATTAACCATGTTGTAAAAGACTATTACAGCTGTCCAAATTTTAAAAGGAATGAAGACGGCTCTATTAGCTTATGGAATTTGTACAATTTGCTTACCGAAGCCAATAAGAGCAGCTATATAGATTCTAATTTGGAGCGGAACGTAAATGCATACGAGTTAACACAAAACCTTAGTAATTCTATCCAAAACAACGAATGGAATTGGTTTGTGCATCACTAA
- a CDS encoding AAA family ATPase, whose amino-acid sequence MELRKSERKKAKIKMALQGSAGSGKTMSSLLIAKGLTANNLSKVAVIDTENRSADLYAYLGDYNVISMEGPFSPERYIEAIDICLKAKMEVIIIDSLSHCWDYLLDAHSKMPGNSFSNWAKITPRQNSFVNKILQSNAHVIATMRVKQDYVLNQKDGKYVPEKVGLKAIQRNDLDYEFTIVFDLDIKHNAVSSKDRTNLFSGKPEFLINAATGKKILEWCNQGNTRDIDKIISEIENCQTMEQLRHVYSKHPELRQQLKETVLKRKQQLENIQGQLVSKNSIINQTKNQDNGIDNSKQ is encoded by the coding sequence ATGGAACTAAGAAAATCAGAAAGAAAAAAAGCCAAGATTAAGATGGCATTGCAAGGAAGTGCTGGCAGTGGAAAGACAATGTCTTCATTATTGATTGCAAAAGGATTGACAGCTAACAATCTATCAAAAGTAGCTGTAATAGACACGGAGAACAGGAGTGCTGATTTATATGCCTATTTGGGTGATTATAATGTCATTTCCATGGAAGGACCTTTTTCACCAGAACGTTACATTGAGGCAATAGATATCTGTCTAAAAGCTAAAATGGAAGTTATCATTATAGACAGCTTGAGTCACTGTTGGGATTACCTATTAGACGCCCACAGTAAGATGCCAGGCAATAGCTTTTCAAATTGGGCTAAAATCACGCCAAGGCAGAATTCATTTGTCAATAAGATACTCCAATCAAATGCCCATGTCATTGCTACTATGAGGGTTAAACAGGACTATGTGCTCAACCAAAAGGACGGCAAATATGTTCCTGAAAAAGTTGGTCTAAAGGCTATCCAACGGAATGACCTTGATTACGAATTCACCATAGTTTTTGATTTGGATATAAAGCATAATGCCGTATCCAGTAAGGATAGGACTAATCTATTTTCTGGAAAACCTGAGTTCTTGATTAATGCCGCTACAGGCAAAAAGATACTTGAGTGGTGCAATCAAGGGAATACCCGTGATATTGACAAGATAATAAGTGAAATAGAAAACTGTCAGACAATGGAACAGCTAAGGCATGTGTATTCAAAACACCCCGAACTGCGACAGCAACTTAAAGAGACGGTATTAAAAAGGAAACAACAACTTGAAAATATCCAAGGTCAGTTAGTTTCTAAAAACTCAATAATTAATCAAACCAAAAACCAAGACAATGGAATTGACAACAGTAAACAGTGA
- a CDS encoding helix-turn-helix domain-containing protein — protein MSDKRLNELKDSIPKIIGTRIKNLRKEKGLTQTELAELVGKDRQYLYKIEKGKVTPNIVTISALAIALEISLKNFFDF, from the coding sequence TTGTCTGATAAGAGGCTTAATGAGTTAAAAGATTCCATTCCAAAAATTATTGGAACTAGAATCAAGAATTTAAGAAAAGAGAAAGGTCTTACTCAAACAGAATTAGCTGAACTAGTTGGAAAGGACAGACAATATCTATACAAAATAGAGAAAGGCAAGGTTACTCCAAACATTGTCACAATATCAGCTCTTGCAATTGCCTTAGAAATTTCACTAAAGAATTTTTTTGATTTTTAG
- a CDS encoding DUF4382 domain-containing protein, whose product MKYLKSGLGTVMTIMALLLMVNCDDSDSNNKTETARVQLKLVDEPGDYEEVNIEIIDIQYQSNEDDEEGWESFTPEGGYPINVDITELIAGNSLLLTDEVVPVGILKQVRLILSDNNTLKIEREDELIPLDTPSAEQSGLKLNLDEELEAGFVYTFILDWSVQESIVKAGNSGKYILKPVIKVDAEISSGSINGKVIELIEEVETPIANQIVEVYTIDDILVKDTLTDDNGHFMVQGLEEGTYIVKIAKEGYVNYVSDEITVEVGNVEAVGTITLELDN is encoded by the coding sequence ATGAAGTATTTAAAATCGGGATTGGGAACTGTAATGACCATTATGGCTTTACTATTAATGGTTAATTGTGATGATAGTGACAGTAATAACAAAACTGAGACAGCAAGAGTTCAATTAAAGTTAGTAGATGAACCAGGGGATTATGAAGAAGTAAATATTGAAATAATAGACATTCAATATCAATCTAATGAAGATGATGAGGAAGGTTGGGAAAGCTTTACACCAGAAGGGGGCTATCCAATAAACGTTGACATCACAGAACTTATAGCTGGAAATAGTTTATTATTAACAGATGAAGTAGTACCAGTTGGTATATTAAAACAGGTAAGACTGATTTTAAGTGATAACAATACATTAAAGATAGAAAGAGAAGATGAATTAATCCCTTTAGATACTCCAAGTGCAGAACAATCTGGATTGAAGCTTAATTTAGATGAAGAATTAGAAGCAGGGTTTGTATATACATTTATTTTAGATTGGAGTGTTCAAGAATCTATTGTTAAAGCTGGTAATTCTGGAAAGTACATACTAAAACCCGTTATAAAGGTTGATGCAGAAATCAGTTCAGGTTCAATAAATGGTAAGGTGATTGAACTTATAGAAGAAGTAGAAACACCAATAGCTAATCAAATTGTAGAAGTTTATACAATAGATGATATATTGGTTAAAGATACCTTGACAGATGATAATGGACATTTTATGGTTCAAGGACTTGAAGAAGGAACCTATATTGTAAAGATTGCCAAAGAAGGATATGTAAATTATGTATCAGATGAAATTACTGTTGAAGTTGGTAATGTAGAAGCAGTTGGAACAATTACGCTTGAATTGGATAATTAG
- a CDS encoding cation transporter yields MLKTVFHISKMDCPSEENLIRMKLNDFTTIKNLDFDLSKRELTVYHTENSVQIEQSINDLGLGAKKIGTYQTTQTSFKEQTNQKKLLWTVLLINFIFFLIEITTGLFSKSMGLVSDSLDMLADSFVYGISLFAISGTVTRKKRVAKTAGYFQITLAIIGLLEVIRRFATSETIPHFSTMIIVSIFALIGNITCLYLLQKSRSKEAHMQASMIFTSNDIVINSGVIIAGILVNWLNSVYPDLIIGTIVFIIVIQGAIRILKLG; encoded by the coding sequence ATGTTGAAAACTGTATTTCATATATCCAAAATGGATTGTCCTTCTGAAGAAAATTTAATCCGTATGAAATTAAATGATTTTACTACGATTAAAAACTTAGATTTTGACTTATCAAAAAGGGAACTAACTGTCTATCATACCGAAAATTCAGTTCAAATAGAACAGTCCATTAATGATTTGGGTTTAGGAGCAAAAAAAATAGGCACATATCAGACTACCCAAACCTCTTTTAAAGAACAAACCAACCAAAAAAAATTACTGTGGACTGTACTATTAATTAATTTCATCTTCTTTTTAATAGAGATTACGACAGGGTTATTTTCTAAATCCATGGGACTTGTTTCAGACAGTTTGGACATGTTAGCAGATAGCTTTGTTTATGGTATTAGTCTATTTGCTATTAGCGGAACTGTTACCAGAAAAAAAAGAGTTGCCAAAACTGCTGGTTATTTTCAAATAACACTTGCCATTATTGGATTATTAGAAGTCATTAGAAGATTTGCAACCTCTGAAACTATACCTCACTTTTCCACTATGATAATTGTTTCAATCTTTGCCTTAATAGGAAATATTACATGTCTCTACTTATTACAAAAATCTAGAAGCAAAGAAGCTCATATGCAAGCTAGTATGATATTTACCTCCAATGACATTGTTATTAATAGTGGTGTAATCATTGCTGGAATTTTAGTTAATTGGCTGAATTCAGTTTACCCTGATTTGATAATTGGAACCATTGTTTTTATAATAGTAATTCAAGGTGCTATAAGGATATTAAAACTAGGGTAA
- a CDS encoding site-specific integrase — protein sequence MKINILFILKNKSKTNSKQKCSIACRITLNKKRKEFATGQFINPKNWNPKQQLVKPSEPDEKLINTQLSLIKTKINRAFLMLQVKEESFTVEDIYLQYKGEKTQKEQGTLEAFKRYLESLKKLIGIDIQRATWIKFDYSYKHVKDFIKHKYKRNDYPLNKLKLQFLADFEYYLKTEKGLGQATINKMIQRFRKPVRIAVAEGYLDKDPFMLYKAKRTKNNIVFLSPEELKKLEKHEFSQSRLKFVQALFIFCCYTGLPYRELMDLKQRHIIVGFDGNKWIKMDRKKTSKLLSIPLLPRALKILEHYNQDGYVFPRITNQKYNSYLKEIGAITGIDKKFTTHMARRTFASTVLLYNDVPLEIVSELLGHSSIKITQDSYGKVVEKRISMEINRLKDCN from the coding sequence ATGAAAATCAATATACTCTTTATATTAAAGAATAAATCAAAAACTAATTCAAAACAGAAATGTTCAATTGCTTGTAGAATTACATTAAATAAGAAGAGAAAAGAATTCGCTACAGGGCAATTTATTAATCCTAAAAACTGGAATCCCAAGCAACAACTGGTCAAGCCATCTGAACCTGACGAAAAACTCATCAACACACAATTAAGCCTTATTAAAACTAAAATTAATAGGGCTTTTTTAATGCTTCAAGTTAAAGAAGAAAGCTTTACCGTAGAAGATATCTATCTTCAATATAAAGGAGAAAAAACTCAAAAAGAACAAGGAACACTTGAAGCTTTTAAACGTTATTTAGAATCTCTAAAAAAGCTAATAGGGATTGATATTCAAAGAGCTACCTGGATAAAGTTTGACTATTCATATAAGCATGTAAAGGATTTTATTAAACATAAATATAAGCGTAACGATTATCCATTAAATAAGTTGAAACTACAGTTTTTAGCTGATTTTGAATACTATTTAAAGACAGAGAAAGGATTAGGTCAAGCAACAATAAATAAGATGATACAACGCTTTAGAAAGCCTGTTAGAATTGCTGTTGCAGAAGGTTATTTGGATAAAGACCCGTTTATGCTGTACAAAGCAAAAAGGACTAAAAATAATATTGTATTTCTTTCTCCAGAAGAGCTAAAAAAACTTGAAAAACATGAGTTCTCACAATCTAGATTAAAGTTTGTACAAGCCCTTTTTATTTTCTGTTGTTATACTGGATTGCCATATAGAGAGTTAATGGATTTAAAGCAAAGGCACATCATAGTTGGATTTGATGGTAATAAGTGGATAAAGATGGACAGAAAGAAAACATCTAAACTATTATCAATTCCATTATTACCTAGGGCTTTAAAAATTCTTGAACATTATAATCAAGATGGTTATGTGTTTCCAAGAATTACTAATCAAAAGTATAATTCATATTTAAAGGAGATTGGAGCTATTACAGGAATAGATAAAAAGTTTACAACACATATGGCAAGGAGAACATTTGCTTCAACGGTGCTGCTATACAATGATGTTCCTCTGGAAATAGTTAGTGAGTTGTTAGGGCATAGTAGTATAAAGATAACTCAGGATAGTTATGGTAAGGTGGTAGAGAAGAGAATTAGTATGGAGATTAATAGGTTAAAAGACTGTAATTAA
- a CDS encoding GIY-YIG nuclease family protein, with protein MFVYVLISEKDGRFYVGMTSNVEKRLAEHNAGRTKSTKGYRPWKLFFFESLDNREEARKREKYLKSGYGKQWIKEKYKRSYNSVG; from the coding sequence ATGTTTGTTTACGTTCTTATAAGTGAAAAAGATGGAAGGTTTTATGTAGGTATGACTTCTAATGTTGAAAAGAGGTTAGCTGAACATAATGCTGGAAGAACGAAAAGCACCAAAGGATATCGTCCTTGGAAATTGTTTTTCTTTGAAAGTCTAGATAATAGAGAAGAAGCTAGAAAGCGAGAAAAGTATTTAAAGTCTGGATATGGAAAACAATGGATAAAAGAAAAATATAAAAGGTCCTATAACTCAGTTGGTTAG
- the mce gene encoding methylmalonyl-CoA epimerase: MNKIEHIGIAVKDLEESNGLFSKLFGQLHYKIETVESEGVKTSFFNVGTNKIELLEATKPDSPIAKFIEKKGEGIHHIAFDVDDIEAEIKRLKNEGFVVLNEIPKKGADNKLVTFLHPKSSNGVLIELCQEIKITESDE; this comes from the coding sequence ATGAACAAAATTGAGCATATTGGCATAGCTGTGAAAGATTTAGAAGAATCCAATGGTCTCTTTTCCAAATTATTTGGTCAACTGCATTACAAAATTGAAACGGTTGAAAGCGAAGGTGTAAAAACCTCTTTTTTTAATGTTGGAACCAATAAAATTGAATTATTAGAGGCCACTAAGCCAGATAGTCCTATTGCCAAGTTTATTGAAAAAAAGGGTGAGGGTATTCACCATATCGCCTTTGATGTTGATGATATTGAAGCAGAAATAAAACGTTTAAAAAACGAGGGGTTTGTAGTATTAAATGAAATCCCAAAAAAAGGCGCCGATAATAAGTTGGTGACTTTCTTACACCCAAAAAGTTCTAATGGGGTTTTAATTGAGCTTTGTCAGGAGATTAAAATCACAGAATCTGACGAGTAA
- the rbfA gene encoding 30S ribosome-binding factor RbfA — translation MEQSQRQKKIGSVLQSDLVDVLQRAAKDGGLHGVLISVTKVNVTVDLSIAKVYLSIFPNNKAAELLEGIKANTASIRHELAQRTRNQLRRMPELSFYIDDSLEYIDGIERSLKGLDNPIEDPDLLDKRKKS, via the coding sequence TTGGAACAGAGTCAGAGACAGAAAAAAATAGGATCCGTTTTACAAAGTGATTTAGTAGATGTGCTTCAACGCGCGGCTAAAGATGGTGGTTTGCATGGTGTGTTAATTTCGGTTACTAAAGTAAATGTTACTGTAGATCTTTCTATTGCCAAAGTATACTTAAGCATTTTTCCTAATAACAAAGCTGCTGAGCTTTTAGAAGGTATAAAAGCCAATACCGCGTCCATAAGGCACGAATTGGCACAGCGAACCAGAAACCAGCTTAGAAGAATGCCCGAACTATCTTTTTATATTGATGATTCTTTAGAATATATCGATGGTATTGAGCGTTCTTTAAAAGGATTGGACAACCCTATTGAAGACCCCGATTTACTGGACAAAAGAAAAAAATCTTAG
- a CDS encoding ABC transporter permease, whose amino-acid sequence MNVALYIAKRYLRSKSSNNAINFITYIAIIGVVLGSASLFVVLSGFAGLRDFTLEFSNIVDPDLKAESTKGKSFTLTDSEISKLNDLEGIAVFSKIVEERVLMTSEEKKSIVFLKGVDGNFQKVVDIESQIEHGGWLDQKSNQIVTGWGVANNLSIGVLDYTRPINIYVPKPGIKQITSTNDAFRAVKAANVGLFYINEKLNDNYVYAPIALTKELLNYSPNQITALEFKLNKGADEAVIKQKIQSVLGDKVLLKNKAQLNDALYKMLNTEYLAVYLIFTLVLIIAFFNIIGSLIMMMLDKKQSLNTLFNLGINLKDIRKIFFLQGSLMSIVGGFIGILLGLLLITNQIYGPDVLKVYITPDLPYPSKIKLINLVLVFATISVLGIVASKIASVRITKALVKTN is encoded by the coding sequence TTGAATGTAGCCCTTTATATAGCAAAACGTTACCTGCGCTCTAAGAGCTCAAACAACGCTATAAATTTTATAACCTATATTGCCATTATTGGGGTTGTTCTAGGCTCGGCTTCATTATTCGTTGTACTTTCTGGTTTTGCTGGGTTAAGAGATTTTACTTTAGAATTCTCCAATATTGTAGACCCTGATTTAAAGGCCGAATCTACCAAAGGGAAATCATTTACACTTACCGATTCCGAAATCTCAAAACTGAATGATTTAGAGGGAATTGCCGTTTTTTCTAAAATTGTAGAAGAGCGGGTTTTAATGACTTCGGAAGAAAAAAAGAGCATTGTGTTCCTTAAGGGCGTTGATGGGAATTTCCAAAAGGTTGTTGATATAGAATCGCAAATAGAACATGGTGGCTGGTTAGACCAAAAATCGAATCAAATTGTTACCGGTTGGGGTGTCGCCAATAATTTATCTATTGGTGTTTTGGATTATACAAGGCCCATAAATATTTATGTACCCAAACCCGGCATAAAGCAAATCACCTCTACCAACGATGCTTTTAGAGCTGTAAAGGCTGCTAATGTAGGCTTGTTTTACATTAATGAAAAACTAAACGATAATTATGTTTATGCGCCCATAGCTTTAACCAAAGAGTTGTTGAATTATAGCCCCAATCAAATTACCGCTTTAGAATTTAAGTTAAATAAAGGGGCTGATGAAGCGGTTATTAAACAAAAAATACAATCGGTGTTAGGCGACAAGGTTTTGTTAAAAAACAAAGCGCAATTAAATGATGCGCTATATAAAATGTTAAACACCGAATACCTAGCGGTTTACCTTATTTTCACACTAGTATTGATCATTGCCTTTTTCAATATTATAGGGTCTTTAATTATGATGATGCTAGATAAGAAACAAAGCCTAAACACCTTGTTCAACCTTGGCATAAACCTAAAAGATATTCGTAAAATCTTCTTTCTTCAAGGCAGTTTAATGAGTATTGTTGGTGGTTTTATTGGTATTCTTCTGGGGCTGTTACTCATTACCAATCAAATTTACGGCCCGGATGTATTAAAAGTATACATCACACCGGACTTACCATATCCAAGCAAAATCAAATTAATTAATCTCGTATTGGTCTTTGCAACTATTTCGGTTTTGGGAATTGTTGCTTCAAAAATTGCTTCGGTAAGGATTACCAAAGCTTTGGTGAAGACTAATTAA
- a CDS encoding outer membrane beta-barrel protein — MKNIFFVFVFAITMTLSSQNSLGFFAGASNSALTNGFLKEVYVDKTFGFHLGGVYEHELTKNISFRPKLVFSLQGDRKEGRGGAASPDDVDYKLSYLNIPLNFKFFSKPYIITGPQVGVLINTKKGTNDLGDVKSSLDYGVNFGIGYDFGNFFIEANAYQGIQPVLEVSGSKNNTHDVTNTVIQLSLGYFFN; from the coding sequence ATGAAAAATATTTTCTTCGTTTTCGTCTTTGCAATTACCATGACATTGTCTTCCCAAAACAGCTTAGGGTTTTTTGCTGGAGCGAGTAATTCGGCACTTACTAATGGATTTCTCAAGGAAGTTTATGTAGATAAGACATTTGGTTTTCATTTAGGCGGTGTTTATGAACACGAATTGACCAAAAATATTTCGTTTAGACCTAAATTAGTTTTTTCATTACAAGGCGATAGGAAAGAAGGAAGAGGAGGAGCTGCTTCTCCAGATGATGTTGATTATAAATTAAGTTATTTAAATATTCCTCTCAATTTTAAATTTTTTTCTAAACCTTATATAATAACTGGACCTCAAGTTGGGGTTCTTATTAATACAAAAAAAGGAACTAATGATTTGGGCGATGTAAAATCAAGTTTAGATTATGGTGTTAACTTTGGTATTGGTTATGATTTTGGCAACTTTTTTATTGAGGCCAATGCTTATCAAGGCATACAACCTGTATTGGAGGTTAGTGGGTCCAAAAACAACACTCATGATGTAACCAATACTGTAATTCAACTAAGTTTGGGATATTTTTTCAATTAA
- the dusB gene encoding tRNA dihydrouridine synthase DusB has product MVKIDNIELPDFPLLLAPMEDVSDPPFRALCKEQGADVVYTEFVSSEGLIRNASKSVMKLDIYEKERPVGIQIFGANLDSMLQTIDIVERSKPDIIDINFGCPVKKVVSKGAGAGILKDIDLMVKLTEEMVKRSSLPITVKTRLGWDHESIKIVEVAERLQDVGCKAISIHGRTRAQMYKGSADWKPIAAVKNNSRMHIPVFGNGDVDSPEKAAEMRDSYGLDGAMIGRASIGNPWFFKQVKHYFETGEHLAPISIEERVEAARRHLQMSMDWKGPVLGVFETRRHYTNYFKGIPHFKEYRTKMVTSDKPEDVFAAFDEVLEKFGDYQFTH; this is encoded by the coding sequence GTGGTAAAAATAGACAACATAGAACTTCCCGATTTTCCTCTGCTTTTAGCACCTATGGAAGATGTAAGTGATCCGCCATTTCGTGCTTTGTGCAAGGAACAAGGTGCCGATGTTGTTTATACCGAGTTTGTATCTAGTGAAGGTCTTATTCGAAATGCTTCCAAAAGCGTGATGAAGTTGGATATCTATGAAAAGGAACGCCCGGTGGGGATTCAGATTTTTGGTGCCAATTTAGACAGTATGTTACAGACCATTGATATTGTAGAGCGGTCTAAGCCCGATATTATCGATATCAATTTTGGTTGTCCCGTAAAAAAGGTAGTGAGCAAAGGTGCTGGTGCAGGAATTTTAAAGGACATTGATTTAATGGTCAAACTCACCGAAGAAATGGTAAAGCGTTCCAGTTTGCCCATTACGGTTAAGACCAGATTAGGTTGGGACCATGAGTCTATAAAAATAGTAGAGGTGGCCGAAAGATTGCAAGATGTGGGGTGTAAGGCCATTTCCATTCATGGGCGTACACGAGCCCAAATGTATAAAGGTAGTGCCGATTGGAAACCTATTGCTGCCGTAAAAAACAACTCAAGAATGCATATTCCTGTTTTTGGAAACGGTGATGTTGATTCTCCTGAAAAGGCGGCCGAAATGCGAGACAGCTACGGCTTGGATGGCGCTATGATTGGTCGTGCCAGTATTGGGAATCCTTGGTTTTTTAAACAAGTGAAACATTATTTTGAAACAGGAGAACATTTGGCACCTATTTCTATAGAAGAACGTGTAGAGGCTGCACGCAGGCATTTACAAATGTCTATGGACTGGAAAGGTCCAGTTTTAGGTGTTTTTGAAACCCGAAGACACTATACCAACTACTTTAAAGGTATTCCGCACTTTAAGGAATACCGAACCAAAATGGTAACCAGCGATAAGCCGGAAGATGTATTTGCTGCCTTTGATGAGGTGCTGGAGAAGTTTGGCGATTATCAGTTTACGCATTAG
- a CDS encoding IS3 family transposase, giving the protein MCPRAKKKAKYQALIKAREKSRGFASLATVCSFFGLKRDAYYKYKRRADKRLQIEQKTIQIVKQRRKSLPREGTRKLIKSLDNNFKQAGLNVGRDTLFNILRKHNMLIHRKKAHHKTTNSFHRFYKYKNIIKDLEIKEPNQVWVSDITYIRTINGFSYLALITDMYSRKIVGYDLSDSLELAGCVRALQKALKQSGKRTPQVHHSDRGIQYCSNLYTNILRNKNIKISMTEDNHCYENALAERVNGILKDEFYLDQTFDSLKHAKRAAKNAINLYNSIRLHLSLDFKTPEMVYTNAA; this is encoded by the coding sequence ATCTGTCCTCGAGCTAAAAAAAAAGCTAAATATCAAGCCCTGATAAAGGCCAGGGAAAAGTCTAGGGGATTTGCTTCTTTAGCTACTGTTTGCAGCTTCTTCGGTCTTAAACGCGATGCATACTACAAGTATAAACGTAGAGCAGACAAGCGATTACAGATTGAACAGAAAACCATTCAGATAGTCAAGCAGAGACGTAAATCCCTGCCTAGAGAAGGCACCAGAAAGCTTATTAAGTCTCTAGATAACAACTTTAAGCAAGCTGGCTTAAATGTCGGTAGAGACACCTTGTTTAACATCTTAAGAAAACACAATATGCTGATTCACAGAAAGAAAGCACATCATAAAACCACAAACTCATTCCACAGGTTCTACAAGTACAAGAACATCATCAAGGATTTGGAAATAAAGGAACCAAACCAAGTTTGGGTAAGCGATATAACCTACATCAGAACTATCAATGGCTTCTCCTACCTTGCCCTCATTACAGATATGTACAGCCGTAAGATAGTAGGATATGACCTTAGTGACAGCCTTGAGCTGGCAGGCTGTGTAAGGGCTCTTCAAAAAGCCCTGAAACAGTCTGGTAAGCGTACGCCTCAAGTACACCACTCTGACCGTGGAATCCAATATTGCAGTAACCTTTACACTAACATTCTAAGAAATAAAAACATCAAAATCAGTATGACCGAAGACAATCATTGCTACGAAAACGCACTTGCAGAACGTGTAAACGGCATCCTTAAAGACGAGTTCTATCTCGACCAGACCTTTGACAGCCTGAAACACGCTAAGCGTGCAGCAAAAAATGCTATCAACTTATACAACTCTATAAGATTACATTTATCTTTAGATTTTAAAACACCTGAAATGGTATATACAAATGCAGCGTAA